Proteins encoded within one genomic window of Acinetobacter sp. YWS30-1:
- a CDS encoding LysR family transcriptional regulator, giving the protein MHSIHSKTVMDLRNFHRIDINLYPLFIAIYEQNSISKAAQILSISQSAASHALQRLRQHLQDDLFVRTGSKMQPTPFADQIYPEIKNALFTIQNISMQHQQFRPESIHSLKIAVHDEIEPMIFPKLVQHFQKINLDLQLSSMKLDRKNIAADLASQQVDFVIDLEQSISEKIQFERLVQDEFVVCTQRTEMNEQIYLASPHIGVSSRRTGVLVEDIYLSRKHYSRQIFLRCQHYSTALQILEQQKTAMLTIPKNVLTHLQLANCLNIFDVPVQLPKINMGMYWHKDLQENKRHQFLRNEIYKIFA; this is encoded by the coding sequence ATGCATAGTATTCATTCAAAAACCGTGATGGATCTACGAAATTTTCATCGTATTGATATTAATCTTTATCCACTTTTTATTGCCATTTACGAACAAAACAGTATTTCTAAAGCTGCGCAAATTCTATCGATAAGCCAGTCAGCGGCCAGTCATGCTTTACAACGTTTAAGACAGCATTTACAAGATGATTTATTTGTGCGAACTGGTAGCAAGATGCAACCTACGCCGTTTGCGGATCAGATCTATCCTGAAATTAAAAATGCACTTTTTACGATTCAGAATATTTCGATGCAGCATCAGCAATTCAGACCGGAATCGATTCATAGCTTAAAAATTGCTGTACATGACGAAATTGAACCCATGATCTTTCCTAAACTGGTTCAACATTTCCAAAAAATTAACCTGGATCTTCAACTGAGTAGCATGAAACTCGACCGTAAAAATATTGCTGCAGATCTCGCCTCTCAACAGGTCGATTTTGTTATTGATCTGGAGCAAAGTATTAGTGAAAAAATTCAGTTTGAACGACTGGTACAGGATGAATTCGTGGTCTGTACACAACGAACAGAAATGAATGAACAGATTTATCTGGCCTCACCTCATATTGGCGTTTCCTCACGCCGTACGGGAGTTTTAGTTGAAGATATATATTTAAGTCGAAAACATTATTCCCGACAGATTTTTTTACGTTGTCAGCACTATTCCACAGCCCTGCAAATTCTGGAACAGCAAAAGACTGCCATGCTGACAATTCCTAAAAATGTTTTGACTCATCTACAGTTAGCAAACTGTCTGAATATTTTTGACGTTCCTGTACAACTGCCGAAAATTAATATGGGGATGTATTGGCATAAAGATTTGCAGGAGAATAAAAGACATCAATTTTTGAGAAATGAAATTTATAAAATCTTTGCTTAG
- a CDS encoding phosphotransferase family protein: MAVIDVGGSVREGEELDVQAITDWLNQQGVNVEGPLELTQYSGGASNWTYRLQYANADLILRRPPQGTKAKSAHDMAREYHVQKALAEHYPVVPEMVALCQDESVIGCDFYVMKRIEGIIPRAKLPPELQLTEPDIQTLCINVIDKLIELHQVPYTGTELEKLGKGEGYCRRQVEGWDARYEKAKTLNVPSFKYVRNWLKDNIPSDSKTCVIHNDWRFDNVILDPENPTEVIGVLDWEMATLGDPLMDLGSALAYWVEDTDNAIFKATRRQPTNLKGMFTRKEVVDYYLERTGLQPENWTFYEVFGIFRLSVIAQQIYYRYYHKQTNNPAFKDFWVVIHALHIRALKLIGLQKLEANDIAQKYILKFKELMPK, encoded by the coding sequence ATGGCGGTCATTGATGTAGGTGGATCAGTTCGTGAAGGTGAGGAACTGGATGTACAGGCCATCACAGATTGGTTAAATCAACAAGGAGTAAATGTAGAAGGTCCTTTAGAGCTTACTCAATATTCCGGTGGAGCTTCAAACTGGACTTATCGTTTGCAATATGCCAATGCCGATTTAATTTTACGTCGTCCGCCTCAAGGGACTAAAGCCAAATCTGCGCATGACATGGCACGTGAATATCATGTACAAAAAGCTTTGGCTGAACACTATCCAGTCGTACCTGAAATGGTGGCACTTTGTCAGGATGAATCAGTCATTGGCTGTGATTTTTATGTGATGAAACGCATTGAAGGTATTATTCCGCGTGCCAAGCTGCCGCCTGAATTACAACTGACTGAACCAGATATCCAGACTCTATGTATTAATGTGATTGATAAGCTGATCGAACTACACCAAGTTCCTTACACTGGTACAGAACTGGAAAAGTTAGGCAAAGGTGAAGGCTATTGCCGTCGTCAGGTAGAAGGCTGGGATGCACGTTACGAAAAAGCCAAAACATTAAATGTTCCATCTTTTAAATACGTGCGTAACTGGCTGAAAGATAATATTCCATCTGATTCTAAAACCTGTGTCATTCACAATGACTGGCGTTTTGATAATGTCATTTTGGATCCAGAAAATCCAACTGAAGTTATTGGGGTGCTGGACTGGGAAATGGCCACCCTGGGTGATCCGCTGATGGACTTGGGTTCTGCCTTGGCTTATTGGGTAGAAGATACGGACAATGCCATTTTTAAAGCAACACGTCGTCAGCCCACCAATTTAAAAGGTATGTTTACCCGTAAAGAAGTGGTGGATTACTATCTGGAGAGAACCGGTCTGCAACCGGAAAACTGGACATTCTATGAAGTGTTTGGAATCTTCCGTCTCTCGGTGATTGCTCAGCAGATCTATTATCGTTATTACCACAAACAAACCAACAATCCGGCCTTTAAGGATTTTTGGGTAGTCATTCATGCCTTGCATATTCGTGCCTTAAAACTGATTGGTCTACAAAAGCTTGAAGCCAATGACATTGCACAAAAATATATCCTGAAATTTAAAGAGTTAATGCCAAAATGA
- a CDS encoding SDR family oxidoreductase — MAKTILITGASSGIGAGMAREFAKKGYNLAICARRLERLETLKQELESQYDIKVIAKTLDVTNYDQVFEVFRAFKEDFGTIDRIIVNAGVGEGRRIGKGNFAINKATVETNFISALAQCEAAVEIFRAQNSGHLVMISSMSAMRGMPKHLTAYGASKAGVAHLAEGIRAELIDTPIKVTTIFPGYIRTEINEGAKKLPFEVDEKTGSRLLAEEIEKAPVKAYVPKWPWLPLGLAMKVLPLKLVNKLG, encoded by the coding sequence ATGGCTAAAACGATTTTAATTACTGGTGCAAGTTCAGGGATTGGTGCCGGTATGGCACGTGAATTTGCAAAAAAAGGGTATAACCTGGCGATTTGTGCACGTCGTCTGGAACGTCTGGAAACTTTGAAGCAGGAACTCGAGAGCCAATATGATATTAAAGTCATTGCCAAAACACTGGATGTGACCAATTATGATCAGGTTTTTGAGGTTTTCCGTGCCTTTAAAGAAGACTTTGGCACCATTGACCGAATTATTGTCAATGCCGGTGTAGGTGAAGGCCGCCGGATTGGTAAAGGTAATTTTGCAATCAATAAAGCCACTGTCGAAACCAACTTTATTTCTGCATTGGCACAATGTGAAGCTGCAGTGGAAATTTTCCGCGCACAAAACTCCGGTCATCTGGTAATGATTTCATCGATGAGCGCAATGCGTGGTATGCCAAAACACTTGACTGCTTATGGCGCAAGTAAGGCTGGGGTTGCACATCTGGCTGAAGGCATTCGTGCTGAGCTAATTGATACACCAATTAAAGTCACGACCATTTTCCCAGGCTATATTCGTACTGAAATCAATGAAGGCGCGAAAAAATTACCGTTTGAAGTGGATGAGAAAACGGGTTCACGTTTATTGGCAGAAGAAATTGAGAAAGCACCAGTCAAAGCTTATGTGCCGAAATGGCCTTGGTTGCCCCTCGGTTTGGCAATGAAAGTATTACCGCTAAAATTAGTCAATAAATTAGGTTAA
- a CDS encoding acyl-CoA dehydrogenase family protein: MFELSARAQDYLNRTKKFITDEIEPVEADFWHQVHELNQGGDWTKWQWPAELETLKDKAKAAGLWNMFLPCPELGQGLSVQEYAHIAELSGRSLIAPTVFNCNAPDSGNMEVLWRYGSEEQKQQWLMPLLEGKIRSVFCMTEPAVASSDATNMQATAVVEGDEIVLNGRKWWSSGLGDPNAKIIIFMAHTPDESKDRHHQHSMVLVPVDTAGVKIERMLPVFGDYDAPHGHGEVSFDNVRVPVSNFIGGAGQGFEIAQGRLGPGRIHHCMRCIGAAEKSLELMIDRGMSRTAFGKEILKLGGNLERVAEARVAIDQARLLTLYAAYKMDTLGNMAALTEISAIKVVAPSVLEKVVDMAIQIHGGAGVSRDTPLTGFFAQARALRLADGPDEVHKGMIAKLELAKRGYSTRRKK; encoded by the coding sequence ATGTTTGAGCTGTCAGCACGTGCACAGGATTATTTAAATAGAACAAAAAAGTTTATTACTGATGAAATTGAACCTGTCGAGGCTGATTTCTGGCATCAGGTGCATGAACTGAATCAAGGCGGTGACTGGACCAAATGGCAATGGCCGGCAGAACTTGAAACATTGAAAGATAAAGCCAAAGCGGCAGGTCTCTGGAATATGTTTTTGCCTTGTCCAGAATTAGGTCAGGGATTATCCGTTCAGGAATATGCGCATATCGCTGAACTTTCTGGGCGAAGTCTAATTGCACCTACCGTTTTTAACTGTAATGCGCCAGATAGCGGCAATATGGAAGTATTGTGGCGCTATGGTTCTGAAGAACAAAAACAGCAATGGTTAATGCCACTTCTGGAAGGGAAAATCCGTTCAGTGTTCTGTATGACTGAACCTGCAGTGGCTTCTAGTGATGCTACCAATATGCAGGCGACGGCGGTAGTTGAAGGTGATGAAATTGTTTTGAATGGTCGTAAATGGTGGTCTTCAGGTTTGGGTGATCCAAATGCCAAAATCATCATCTTTATGGCACATACACCGGATGAATCCAAAGACCGTCATCATCAGCATTCCATGGTTTTAGTTCCAGTCGATACTGCAGGCGTAAAAATCGAACGGATGCTTCCAGTCTTTGGTGATTATGATGCACCACATGGCCACGGCGAAGTCAGCTTCGATAATGTTCGTGTTCCAGTTTCGAATTTTATTGGGGGTGCAGGTCAAGGCTTTGAAATTGCCCAAGGTCGTTTAGGGCCAGGCCGTATTCACCATTGTATGCGTTGCATCGGTGCTGCTGAAAAATCATTAGAACTCATGATTGATCGGGGTATGAGCCGTACCGCATTTGGTAAAGAGATTTTAAAACTGGGTGGTAACCTGGAACGTGTCGCAGAAGCTCGCGTTGCCATTGATCAGGCTCGACTATTAACCTTGTATGCTGCCTATAAAATGGATACTTTAGGGAATATGGCAGCATTGACTGAAATTTCTGCAATTAAAGTCGTTGCGCCAAGTGTACTGGAAAAAGTTGTGGATATGGCGATTCAGATCCACGGTGGTGCGGGTGTTTCTCGTGATACACCGCTGACCGGATTCTTTGCCCAAGCCCGTGCCTTACGTCTGGCTGATGGTCCGGATGAAGTGCATAAAGGTATGATTGCCAAGCTGGAACTGGCAAAACGTGGTTATAGCACACGTCGTAAAAAATAA
- a CDS encoding thermonuclease family protein, whose amino-acid sequence MAQLLAVFMRLFLLIWILPLLHLSTTWQIVLGFALLCFSYYLLHKITVYLKDLFRPFKKGKKYWCRVSAVSDGDTLTCYRFNIRRSETKLRFAYVDAPESSQAYGKESLRLVQSMVKNKMIRVQITDIDRYGRCVGVVYRYRKNINEEIVKRGAAWVYEEYIRDKNHLRYMMELQNKAKKQKKGLWKNSRPVRPSVYRKQIKASS is encoded by the coding sequence ATGGCTCAACTTTTAGCTGTGTTTATGCGGCTGTTTTTGCTGATTTGGATCTTGCCCTTGTTACATCTCTCCACCACCTGGCAAATTGTGCTGGGCTTCGCACTTCTGTGTTTTTCTTATTATTTGCTGCATAAAATTACGGTGTATTTAAAGGACCTATTTCGCCCCTTTAAGAAAGGTAAGAAATATTGGTGCCGGGTAAGTGCGGTCAGTGATGGTGACACCCTCACCTGCTACCGTTTTAATATCCGTCGCTCTGAGACCAAATTACGTTTTGCCTATGTCGATGCACCTGAATCTTCACAGGCCTATGGTAAGGAATCACTACGCCTGGTTCAAAGTATGGTTAAAAATAAAATGATTCGGGTACAAATTACGGATATTGACCGTTATGGTCGCTGTGTCGGTGTGGTCTATCGTTATCGCAAGAATATCAATGAAGAGATTGTGAAACGTGGTGCGGCATGGGTTTATGAGGAATATATCCGGGATAAAAACCATTTACGCTATATGATGGAACTACAGAATAAAGCCAAAAAGCAGAAAAAAGGGTTATGGAAAAACAGCCGCCCTGTCCGTCCAAGTGTTTATCGTAAACAGATCAAAGCCTCATCTTGA
- a CDS encoding histidine phosphatase family protein has translation MTTIYLIRHGQASFGAASYDQLSPNGELQAKLLGRYFDEILKEAPYVVAGSMQRHQQTAQLSLDECFPESEILTDSAWNEFNHQQVFARYEPRFNQPELLKQDVSEHANPRDYLSKIFSGAIARWTCDDYHHEYDESWPNFKSRVETGLQNLCDQLVQTKPRYAIVYTSGGVISVAVGKILGLSPEKTFALNWAITNTSITTLRLVGNEPQLLSLNEHHFIKAQRPDLLTWI, from the coding sequence ATGACCACCATTTACTTGATCCGGCATGGACAGGCATCTTTCGGGGCAGCCAGTTATGATCAGCTTTCGCCAAATGGGGAACTACAGGCAAAATTGCTCGGTCGTTATTTTGATGAAATTCTGAAAGAAGCACCGTATGTAGTGGCTGGTTCTATGCAACGTCATCAACAGACGGCACAGTTATCTTTAGATGAATGTTTTCCTGAAAGCGAGATTTTGACCGATAGTGCCTGGAATGAGTTTAATCATCAGCAGGTTTTTGCCCGTTATGAACCGCGTTTTAATCAGCCTGAACTGCTTAAGCAGGATGTCTCAGAACATGCCAATCCACGGGATTATCTGAGCAAGATCTTTAGTGGAGCGATTGCTCGCTGGACCTGTGATGATTATCACCATGAATATGATGAATCCTGGCCAAATTTTAAAAGCCGCGTAGAAACCGGTTTGCAGAACTTATGTGATCAGCTTGTGCAAACTAAACCGCGCTATGCAATCGTGTATACCTCAGGTGGCGTCATCTCTGTGGCGGTAGGCAAAATCCTGGGTCTGAGTCCGGAGAAAACTTTCGCTTTAAACTGGGCAATTACCAATACCAGCATTACTACATTGCGTCTGGTCGGAAATGAACCCCAGCTACTCAGTTTGAATGAACATCATTTTATTAAAGCACAGCGTCCAGACCTGCTAACCTGGATTTAA